The following coding sequences are from one Gemmatimonas sp. window:
- a CDS encoding RnfABCDGE type electron transport complex subunit D, protein MSEIVATMSPMPNNSLKSLTKFFKTPKGLLVIALALLIPLAAAHSGFAVVAPGVAAAAVAAMLVDAPILRYRDKEWSFPSGALLTGLLVAMVLSPFGSWKIAAMTAVIGVLSKYVVRGRSANVFNPAALALVISYFAFDTGHSWWGALPELPSLAIAALFVTGVFITDRVNKMPAVLAFLGVHFLLFTVTAFVGDPAKVAELYREPDLHAALFFAFFMVTDPPTSPPKARDQIVFGVITAVVSYLVFELVGAVYFLLAGLLVANGWEAWRRYRVRALRTAQ, encoded by the coding sequence ATGTCTGAGATTGTGGCGACCATGTCGCCTATGCCGAACAACTCGTTGAAGTCGCTCACGAAGTTCTTCAAGACACCGAAGGGCCTGCTGGTGATCGCGCTCGCGTTGTTGATCCCGCTGGCCGCCGCGCACAGCGGCTTCGCGGTCGTCGCCCCCGGTGTCGCCGCGGCGGCAGTCGCCGCCATGCTCGTCGACGCGCCGATTCTGCGCTATCGCGACAAGGAATGGTCGTTCCCCAGCGGCGCACTGCTCACCGGCCTGCTGGTGGCGATGGTGCTCAGCCCCTTCGGCTCATGGAAGATCGCCGCCATGACCGCCGTGATCGGAGTGCTCAGCAAGTACGTGGTACGCGGACGCTCGGCCAACGTATTCAACCCTGCCGCACTGGCGCTGGTAATCAGCTATTTCGCCTTCGACACGGGGCATTCGTGGTGGGGCGCGCTGCCCGAACTGCCCAGTCTCGCGATCGCCGCGCTGTTCGTGACCGGCGTGTTCATCACCGACCGCGTGAACAAGATGCCGGCGGTGCTGGCGTTTCTCGGTGTGCACTTTCTGCTGTTCACCGTCACCGCGTTCGTGGGCGACCCGGCGAAGGTGGCCGAGCTGTATCGCGAGCCAGACCTGCACGCGGCGCTGTTCTTCGCGTTCTTCATGGTGACCGACCCGCCTACGTCACCTCCCAAGGCGCGTGATCAGATCGTATTCGGCGTGATCACGGCGGTGGTGTCGTATCTGGTGTTCGAGCTGGTGGGCGCGGTGTACTTCCTGCTGGCGGGACTGCTGGTGGCGAACGGGTGGGAAGCGTGGCGGAGGTATCGCGTGCGGGCCTTGCGAACAGCTCAGTAG